Proteins from one Podospora pseudocomata strain CBS 415.72m chromosome 4, whole genome shotgun sequence genomic window:
- a CDS encoding hypothetical protein (antiSMASH:Cluster_8; COG:C; EggNog:ENOG503NXGC), whose amino-acid sequence MTPTPTGINVIIVGAGFGGLTAAIECHRQGHNVTIYENFPALKTLGDIISFGANGGRIFARWADGAIARKLRSLCIDLTDYGFRIHKYDTGEVVYHQPTPPQREEAPVFNGHRGELHEVVFNYARDELGIPIHLGQHVDEYFETEDKAGIVLKSGERVEADIVIGADGVRSKARELVLGYVDKPKSSGYAVWRAWFSNKDMIADPRTKEFCENGDTFNGWIGPDVHFLFSTIKGGKDCCWVLTHKDEHDIDESWSFPGKLEDVYKVLEGWDPVCKAIVEKTPSLVDWKLVYRDPLPTWVSKHARILLLGDAAHPFLPTSAQGATQAMEDGVTIAVALKRGGKDGVPAAVRAHQELRYERVRAVQKTGESTRDRWHKTDWETVKQNPKSIEFPREDWIHGFDAEKYAEDNYDEAIKKLAIKQEPEEETAPLATVPPAVVV is encoded by the exons ATGACCCCCACGCCCACCGGCATCAACGTGATAATTGTCGGCGCCGGCTTCGGTGGCCTTACAGCAGCAATCGAGTGCCACCGACAAGGCCACAACGTCACCATCTATGAGAACTTCCCCGCTCTCAAAACACTCGGCGACATCATCTCCTTTGGTGCCAACGGCGGGCGTATCTTTGCCCGCTGGGCCGACGGCGCCATTGCCAGAAAGCTCCGTTCCCTCTGCATCGACCTCACAGACTACGGCTTCCGCATTCACAAGTACGACACGGGCGAGGTAGTctaccaccaacccaccccaccccagcGCGAGGAGGCGCCCGTCTTCAATGGCCACCGCGGCGAGCTGCATGAGGTGGTGTTCAACTACGCCAGGGACGAACTCGGCATCCCGatccacctcggccaacaCGTCGATGAGTACTTTGAAACAGAGGACAAGGCCGGAATCGTGCTCAAATCTGGAGAGCGGGTCGAGGCCGACATTGTCATTGGGGCTGATGGCGTCAGATCAAAGGCGAGGGAGCTTGTTCTTGGGTACGTGGACAAGCCCAAGAGCAGCGGCTATGCTGTCTGGCGGGCGTGGTTCTCTAACAAGGACATGATTGCCGACCCACGCACCAAGGAGTTTTGTGAGAATGGGGATACGTTCAACGGCTGGATCGGGCCCGACGTGCACTTCCTCTTCAGCACAATCAAGGGTGGCAAGGATTGCTGTTGGGTGCTCACCCACAAAGATGAGCACGACATCGATGAGTCGTGGTCTTTCCCGGGCAAGCTGGAAGACGTGTAcaaggttttggaggggtgggatcCCGTCTGCAAGGCCATCGTGGAGAAGACCCCGAGCTTGGTGGACTGGAAGTTGGTCTACCGAGACCCCCTGCCCACCTGGGTGAGCAAGCACGCGCGGATTCTGCTCTTGGGTGACGCTGCCCACCCATTCTTGCCTACCAGTGCCCAGGGAGCCACTCAAGCGATGGAGGATGGTGTCACGATTGCCGTGGCCTTGAAGCGCGGGGGGAAGGATGGTGTCCCAGCTGCAGTGAGGGCTCACCAAGAGCTCAG ATATGAACGCGTTAGAGCTGTGCAAAAGACTGGCGAGTCCACTCGCGACAGATGGCACAAGACAGACTGGGAAACTGTTAAACAAAACCCGAAGAGCATTGAGTTCCCCCGAGAGGACTGGATCCATGGCTTTGACGCTGAAAAGTACGCAGAGGATAATTACGACGAGGcgatcaagaagctggcaATTAAGCAGGAGCCAGAGGAGGAAACCGCTCCGTTGGCAACTGTCCCTCCTGCTGTAGTGGTTTAG
- a CDS encoding hypothetical protein (SMCOG1034:cytochrome P450; COG:Q; antiSMASH:Cluster_7; EggNog:ENOG503NUFV), with product MLADRLLDNIILAKCQLAIADVGIDNVVLGLLTVAVIAVAVDYAHMLYLRSKMPPGPFPLPIVGNTFSLPDNKPWIYFEELSKRYNTPLITYWIGRQVPRNPTLWINEAWCAHEIFEKKAQIYTSRPRMIVFGELGSGQSNLVTMQIRNQEERERWRIHRKLMHIGVGVQSVRGYRAIQNNESKIIALDFLREPKEYVKHLERYATSVVSIIAFGRRVASYNDPIITEVIALMQLAADLNVPGKSFPMLLETFPILAKFPRFMPWFKGLGSRNSKGGHYFFYTLAEEAIEQYNQKSPSEQASMPTPYVKTLFEEADKYKLPVAELSGLTGNLFGAGADTSSSTLVSFILACCAFPETVKKAQEELDRVIGPNRSPHWDDSPNLSYINAFVREVLRWRSVAIIGGQPHSPTQDDTYNGWLIPKGSWIQGNVWAIHHHEREFPDPDRFYPDRYLEGNDYKRPFPNDKGYMTFGWGRRVCSGQALAEQGTWISVARLLWGFNIRKARDPTTGKEIDVDIFAFTNGLNMRPQPFPCEIVPRSQEIKEAIEREGRQALQDLKIHDGESQYRMSTFYQQQKKKVAQEPIIDEKGNVRFVKVGQ from the exons ATGCTCGCAGACAGGCTTTTGGACAATATCATATTGGCCAAGTGCCAGTTGGCCATTGCCGACGTCGGTATTGACAATGTCGTCCTCGGTTTGTTGACCGTCGCAGTCATTGCTGTTGCAGTCGACTACGCGCACATGCTCTATCTGAGATCAAAGATGCCACCTGGGCCCTTCCCGCTACCCATTGTTGGCAACACATTCTCGCTCCCAGACAACAAGCCATGGATCTACTTTGAGGAGCTGTCCAAGAGATACAACACACCACTTATCACATACTGGATTGGGCGGCaagtacctag GAATCCCACACTTTGGATCAACGAAGCTTGGTGTGCCCATGAGATatttgagaagaaggctcaAATCTACACTTCAAGGCCTCGGATGATTGTTTTTGGAGAGCTAGGTTCGGGTCAGTCAAACCTGGTGACGATGCAAATTCGCAACCAAGAGGAGCGCGAGCGATGGCGAATTCACCGCAAGCTGATGCACATTGGAGTTGGCGTGCAGTCGGTCCGGGGATATCGCGCTATCCAGAACAATGAAAGTAAAATCATTGCCTTGGACTTTCTGAGGGAGCCCAAGGAGTACGTCAAGCACCTAGAGAGGTATGCCACGAGCGTCGTGTCTATCATTGCGTTTGGACGAAGGGTTGCCAGCTACAatgaccccatcatcacggAGGTTATTGCCTTGATGCAGCTGGCAGCTGATCTCAACGTTCCCGGCAAGTCTTTCCCCATGCTGCTCGAGACGTTTCCTA TCCTTGCCAAGTTTCCGCGATTCATGCCGTGGTTCAAGGGACTCGGAAGTCGTAACTCAAAAGGCGGTCACTACTTCTTCTACAcgctggccgaggaggctATCGAGCAGTACAACCAAAAGTCCCCTTCGGAACAAGCCAGCATGCCTACGCCCTATGTCAAGACTCTGTTCGAAGAAGCTGATAAGTACAAGTTGCCAGTCGCCGAGCTCTCCGGTTTGACCGGAAACCTCTTTGGTGCCGGGGCCGACACATCCTCAAGCACACTTGTCAGCTTTATCTTGGCATGCTGCGCGTTTCCAGAGACTGTGAAGAAGGCCCAGGAAGAGCTCGACCGGGTGATCGGGCCGAATCGCTCACCACACTGGGACGACTCACCAAACCTGTCTTACATCAACGCCTTTGTACGAGAAGTGCTTCGCTGGAGAAGCGTAGCTATCATTGGTGGCCAACCTCATTCGCCCACCCAAGATGACACCTACAACGGCTGGCTCATACCCAAGGGTTCCTGGATCCAAGGCAACGTCTGGGCCATTCACCATCATGAGAGAGAGTTTCCAGACCCGGACCGTTTCTACCCAGATCGATACCTGGAGGGCAATGATTACAAGCGCCCGTTCCCTAATGACAAAGGCTACATGACCTTTGGCTGGGGGAGGCGTGTGTGCAGCGGACAAGCACTCGCGGAACAGGGAACATGGATCAGTGTTGCTCGACTGTTATGGGGGTTCAACATCCGTAAAGCTCGTGATCCCACGACAGGCAAGGAGATCGATGTGGACATCTTTGCCTTCACCAACGGTCTGAACATGCGGCCCCAGCCGTTCCCCTGCGAGATCGTGCCAAGGAGccaggagatcaaggaagcTATCGAGCGGGAGGGGCGGCAAGCGTTGCAAGATCTCAAAATCCATGACGGGGAGAGTCAATACAGGATGAGCACGTTCTaccagcaacaaaagaaaaaggtggCTCAGGAGCCCATCATCGATGAGAAGGGCAACGTCAGGTTTGTCAAGGTCGGGCAGTGA
- a CDS encoding hypothetical protein (antiSMASH:Cluster_8; COG:E; EggNog:ENOG503NX1X) — MAFSTSPIRPRMLIDGELVEASDGKTFSVYNPATREVSGEVPEATADDTNRAVAAAKAAFPAWSALGPAKRAVYLKKLAALIREHRDEIAKLDAVAMGMPVSTHFFAESAAGQYDHYAEAWPHIQGQASVNTPGHVTMTLRQPFGVVALIIPWNVPVHFFASKSAPALITGNTIVLKTSEKAPLAVARIAKLVKEAGFPPGVFNVLSGHGIPSGQILSRHMDVRALSFTGSSRTGKLIQEEAARTNLKKVILELGGKSPAIIFDDANLEKAVAQTRWSMQFNSGQVCMANSRIYVQSTIAEKFVEQFKVSYSSSVKSGNPLDKETNHGPQADELQYKHVLSYINSAKDSGATLALGGSGNLETSNGYFIEPTIFLNTPEEAKITKEEVFGPVVIINTFETEKEAIAKANDTEFGLYASVFTKDISRAMRVVQALESGYVGINTTSPNTAYDLPFGGYKGSGQGREGALCSMDNFLEVKSVIMALEEE; from the exons ATGGCATTTAGCACCAGTCCCATCCGGCCACGGATGTTGATAGATGGAGAG CTCGTTGAAGCCTCGGATGGCAAGACATTTTCCGTTTACAATCCCGCCACTAGAGAAGTGTCAGGAGAAG TTCCTGAAGCTACCGCAGATGACACCAATAGAGCGGTGGCTGCAGCCAAAGCAGCCTTCCCCGCTTGGTCAGCGCTGGGTCCAGCAAAACGTGCTGTTTACCTGAAGAAGCTCGCCGCTCTTATCCGGGAGCACAGAGATGAAATTGCCAAGCTGGACGCTGTGGCGATGGGGATGCCCGTTTCTACCCACTTCTTCGCCGAATCCGCAGCCGGGCAATATGACCACTACGCCGAGGCCTGGCCCCATATTCAGGGCCAGGCCAGTGTCAACACCCCTGGTCATGTCACCATGACGCTTCGCCAGCCATTCGGGGTGGTAGCTCTCATCATTCCGTGGAATGTGCCAGTGCACTTTTTTGCGTCCAAGTCAGCGCCAGCGCTGATAACGGGAAACACGATTGTTCTCAAAACTTCGGAGAAGGCGCCTCTGGCAGTTGCTCGAATCGCCAAGCTCGTCAAAGAAGCAGGCTTCCCCCCGGGGGTCTTCAATGTTCTCTCCGGTCACGGCATCCCCTCTGGTCAGATCCTGTCCCGCCACATGGACGTCAGGGCACTGAGCTTTACAGGCTCGAGCCGTACGGGAAAGCTCAtccaggaggaggcggcgcgAACAAATCTCAAGAAGGTCATTCTCGAGCTTGGAGGCAAGTCACccgccatcatcttcgacGACGCAAACCTCGAGAAGGCGGTTGCCCAGACCCGCTGGAGCATGCAGTTCAACTCTGGGCAGGTTTGCATGGCCAATTCCCGCATCTACGTACAGTCGACCATCGCTGAGAAATTCGTCGAGCAGTTCAAAGTTAGCTACAGCTCGAGCGTCAAGTCAGGCAACCCTTTGGACAAAGAGACGAATCATGGCCCCCAGGCAGATGAGCTTCAGTATAAGCATGTGCTTTCTTACATCAACTCGGCGAAAGACTCGGGCGCCACTCTCGCTCTTGGGGGGTCGGGAAACTTGGAGACCTCGAATGGATACTTTATCGAACCGACCATCTTCCTGAATACCCCAGAGGAGGCTAAAATAACCAAGGAAGAGGTGTTTGGGCCAGTGGTTATCATCAACACCTTTGAGAccgagaaggaggccatTGCCAAGGCGAATGATACCGAGTTTGGGTTGTATGCCTCGGTCTTCACCAAGGACATCAGCAGAGCCATGAGAGTCGTACAAGCGCTGGAGAGTGGATATGTaggcatcaacaccaccagcccgaATACTGCATATGACCTACCTTTTGGTGGGTACAAGGGAAGTGGACAGGGGCGCGAGGGGGCATTGTGCAGCATGGACAACTTTCTGGAGGTGAAGAGCGTTATCATGGCCTTAGAAGAAGAGTGA
- a CDS encoding hypothetical protein (SMCOG1034:cytochrome P450; EggNog:ENOG503NXRB; COG:Q; antiSMASH:Cluster_7), protein MAILDRISLGTYPFIAWPTWLAEATIMILLSTVLYNLLLHPLRSLPGPKLWAATPIPYTRAWLSGRMSSNIHRLHERYGDVIRVAPNRVSFAHPDAYNAIRGHRKAGQLEHGKDPVFYKMSMHNILGANREDHSHFRKILSHGFSAKAMQDQQPLITQYIDLLMDRLQELTKGGREEAVTDMGAWFNFTTFDIIGDLSFGAPFGCLESSSYHPWVTAILKGVKEFAMLLVMNWFFPSFSRVVKVLTPWHHPAKHTNEQAEFARVQVVKRLNSGVERPDFVQALTNGSKANNGRPLTIEEMAMNARLLILAGSETTATALSATTYYLATYPRVQTRLAEEVRGQFKSEDEINFFSVNRLTYMLAVLDEAMRLFPPVPANLPRKAAKGGDVILGWQIPENTGLEIWPWAVNHLSRNFTEPDKFIPERWLGGESFEGIVFDKSRHSALQPFSVGPRNCIGKNLAYVEMRVILARFIWNFDLALADEKSQMFPKAKSFGLWVKKPLNIRLIPVRHVSK, encoded by the exons ATGGCAATTCTTGACAGAATTTCTCTCGGGACGTATCCATTCATTGCTTGGCCAACATGGCTCGCTGAGGCG ACTATCATGATACTATTATCTACAGTCCTCTacaacctgctcctccatcctcttcgaTCTCTTCCCGGTCCAAAGCTTTGGGCGGCGACGCCGATACCATACACCCGAGCATGGCTTTCAGGACGAATGTCGAGTAACATTCACCGATTGCACGAGAGATACGGCGACGTCATCCGCGTTGCACCAAATCGTGTTTCCTTTGCACATCCCGACGCTTACAATGCCATTCGAGGCCACCGCAAGGCTGGTCAACTAGAACACGGAAAGGACCCTGTTTTCTACAAGATGTCGATGCACAACATCTTGGGCGCGAACCGTGAGGATCACAGCCACTTCCGTAAGATCCTGAGCCATGGTTTCTCAGCAAAAGCGATGCAGGACCAGCAACCCCTTATCACGCAGTACATCGACCTGCTGATGGATCGTCTGCAGGAATTGACTAAGggaggacgagaagaggCCGTTACGGACATGGGCGCCTGGTTCAACTTTACAACCTTTGATATCATTGGTGACCTGTCGTTCGGTGCTCCTTTTGGTTGCTTGGAGAGCAGTTCATACCACCCCTGGGTCACGGCCATCCTCAAGGGCGTCAAGGAATTCGCCATGTTGCTGGTTATGAACTGGTTTTTCCCCAGTTTTTCCAGAGTCGTCAAGGTTCTGACCCCTTGGCACCACCCAGCAAAGCATACCAATGAACAGGCTGAATTCGCCCGTGTCCAGGTGGTCAAGCGACTCAACTCTGGTGTTGAAAGACCGGACTTCGTTCAGGCCCTGACCAACGGatccaaggccaacaacggAAGACCCTTGACAATAGAAGAGATGGCAATGAACGCAAGGCTGTTGATTCTGGCAGGAAGCGAAACCACGGCTACTGCGCTGTCGGCAACAACATATTACCTGGCGACATACCCCCGCGTGCAGACAAGGCTGGCAGAGGAGGTCAGGGGTCAGTTCAAAAGCGAAGATGAGATCAACTTCTTCAGTGTCAACAGATTGACATATATGCTTGCCGTTTTGGACGAAGCAATGAGATTATTCCCGCCTGTACCGGCCAATCTTCCACGCAAGGCGGCCAAAGGTGGGGACGTGATTTTGGGATGGCAAATTCCAGAGAAT ACCGGCCTCGAGATCTGGCCGTGGGCTGTGAACCACCTTTCCCGCAACTTCACTGAGCCCGACAAGTTCATCCCCGAGCGTTGGCTTGGAGGAGAAAGCTTTGAAGGCATAGTGTTCGACAAGAGTAGACACAGTGCACTGCAGCCATTTTCAGTTGGCCCACGAAACTGCATTGGCAAAAA TTTGGCATACGTCGAAATGCGGGTCATCTTAGCAAGGTTCATCTGGAACTTTGACTTGGCTCTGGCCGACGAAAAGTCACAAATGTTTCCGAAGGCAAAGTCCTTTGGTCTCTGGGTCAAGAAGCCGCTGAACATTCGGCTCATCCCTGTTAGACATGTATCCAAATGA
- a CDS encoding hypothetical protein (antiSMASH:Cluster_8; EggNog:ENOG503NZD0; COG:S), whose protein sequence is MLVFGHPQVFKTFNCAACFHPRGYIIACRSLCRSSQTAHHNMTFQKAPKGTIAIEEAVLDPAGLSWISASAPLFNPGHRQTPPDSPSGSPPGSPTRHSHLTSLLQDVHTTRLHQMDTHGVEYMLLSLTSPGPQGESDPAKAAIIAREANNWLSEQVKLNPARFGGLASLSMHNSADASAEAVRAVKELGFFGLIINDYQDSSPGAPNADKEGKIYYDGEGFHEFWKTVEELDVPVYLHPRYPAAQDLEPGTKWGDRKQILGAAVQFHLDLSTHVYALCSSGVFDLFPRVKVVIGHLGEGIPFNLWRADHWYNKPVKKATRPSKEDYTYYFTHNISITTSGNFNEPGLKFCIDQIGVERCLFSIDYPYDTIAEAQYWWHGVDLPADQKELVARGNAIRLFKLPLDP, encoded by the exons ATGCTTGTTTTTGGTCATCCTCAAGTCTTTAAAACCTTCAACTGTGCTGCTTGTTTCCACCCTCGAGGTTATATCATTGCCTGCCGTTCTCTCTGTCGCTCAAGCCAAACTGCACATCACAACATGACCTTCCAGAAAGCTCCCAAAggcaccatcgccatcgaAGAGGCCGTCCTCGACCCCGCCGGCCTCAGTTGGATCTCTGCCTCGGCgcccctcttcaacccagGACATCGCCAAACACCTCCGGACTCGCCTTCCGGCTCTCCTCCCGGTTCTCCTACCCGTCACTCTCACCTTACATCTCTTCTCCAAGATGTCCACACTACCCGCCTTCATCAGATGGACACACATGGCGTGGAATACATGCTTCTGTCTTTGACTTCCCCCGGACCCCAAGGCGAATCAGACCCTGCCAAAGCCGCGATCATCGCCCGTGAGGCCAATAACTGGCTCTCAGAGCAAGTGAAACTCAACCCAGCGCGTTTCGGGGGTCTCGCGTCACTTTCCATGCACAACTCTGCTGATGCTTCAGCTGAAGCAGTTCGGGCAGTGAAGGAACTGGGATTTTTCGGTCTGATCATCAACGACTACCAGGATTCCTCACCTGGTGCTCCCAACGCGGACAAGGAAGGCAAGATCTACTACGACGGTGAAGGATTTCACGAGTTTTGGAAGACTGTTGAAGAACTGGACGTGCCAGTGTATTTGCACCCTCGATACCCGGCGGCACAGGACCTCGAGCCTGGGACCAAATGGGGAGATAGGAAGCAGATTCTCGGGGCCGCGGTTCAGTTCCATTTGGATCTGAGCACGCATGTGTACGCACTGTGTTCATCGGGCGTATTCGATCTCTTTCCACGAGTCAAGGTCGTTATTGGACACTTGGGAGAAGG GATTCCCTTCAATCTTTGGAGGGCAGACCACTGGTATAACAAACCCGTGAAGAAGGCCACCCGACCGTCCAAGGAGGACTACACCTACTATTTCACCCACAACATTTCCATCACCACGTCGGGAAACTTTAACGAGCCAGGCCTCAAGTTTTGCATAGATCAAATCGGAGTGGAACGGTGTCTATTCTCAATTGATTACCCATACGACACCATTGCAGAGGCACAATACTGGTGGCACGGCGTGGACTTGCCAGCCGATCAGAAAGAGCTGGTAGCAAGGGGAAACGCCATCCGTTTGTTCAAACTGCCATTGGATCCTTGA